Genomic DNA from Macadamia integrifolia cultivar HAES 741 chromosome 6, SCU_Mint_v3, whole genome shotgun sequence:
AGATGACAAATTAGGATCAGGGCCAATCAAGAACATCCCGGCCTGGCCTTATCCAATTAGGGTGGGCTTGGGCTAAGTTGGGCTGAGCCATTCAGGTTGGGCTTgaattgaaatttctaggcccTAAGTCAGGATTCAGGGTGGGTTTAGACCCAACTAATGGGATCCAAGGTAGGATTAAAGTTTCAGGTTGAATTAGAGCTTTACAAAACCtgacctaacccaaccctaatgcAGCTCTAGGTGTGGAGtgcctatcttttttttttttttttttttttgtttaacgtGAAACCCTCAAACCTGCctattttaagggtaaaaacaccttaattttatattcactgcctcttctttcctctttcattAATCATTGAATTGactttaccttaaaaaaaaaaaaaaaaaaaaaatcaatttaattGAGACTTttcttgggaaaaagaaaagatttccgtttacttaaaaaaaatcgCAGACTATTTATcaccaccgccaccactacCTCCGCAACCGTCACCCCGACAAGTTTCAGTTTTCCTCACCGTTGCAACTCATTCTCCCCTCCTTTCCGGCCTTCCCTCTCTACCTCCCGATCTGGCTTTCCCTCCCTCTCGGTTCTTCTAGAAGTTTCTGTTTTCTATCTCTCTAAAAATGCGTGAAAAATGACACGCGGCAAGTATACATTAGACGAAATCAAAACATTCCAAACTTGACCCGATATCCGAAGAGTAAAGCAGTATAGATTGGGTTCGGCAATCCGATTCTGATTCTTGGAACCATTCTCTCGCAGAAGTGCAGAACACGGTAAAGTAACATATGGCCCTCACACCTTAGATCCTGCACTGATAAATGGCGAGAACCTCATGCATCAAGTACGCTCAGTTAGGGAGTGGATCAAGTCCTCCTGtaagaatgattttttttgtaatggtCTGTATATCTATCCATATCTATCCAATAATCAACTCTGTGGTGAATTTTATCTATGTAGATCAATCCGTATAAGAATGATTCTCAGAAGAGAACCCGATCCACTGGCACCCTGTTTTCCTCCCTGCATTTTTAATTCAATGCAAACCCACACCTTAATGCACCAAAACCCGATAAGAATTGAAAGTTCTCGACATTTTTTGGGTAAGACTGCATGGTTCTCGTCTCTCATCTCCCACATGCTAAAGCGTCATGCATTTGatatgccccttttttttttttttcaaaaagattTGAAAGTTCAAACTAAGAGATAGCAGAAAAAAAACTATAGAAAGTAGCACTACAAGTATTTCAACTATCAAGTATcaacacaaaataaataaatatatgctCAATAACTCATCTCATCTATTCATGAGTCATGACGAGAAGGAAAAACAGAGGGATAAGGAGCTGCACTGCCTCTTGCCTAGCCCATAATTGCATAATAGACAAGGGAAatcccaagcccaagcccaagaaCCAGAGCATTGACATTGTTACACAAATTCCCGGCCACTCTAATCGCCGACGACGGCGAATTGGAGGTGGTGGGGGAGGAGGATGGAGTGATGGGAGTTGCCGAGGAGCTGCCGCCGACGTTGACCTCTAGTCTCATCCCTTGGAAGCAGTGATATGTAGTTGGGCATATGAAGTACATTGTGCCTGTTGAGTTAATGGTGACTCTGTCGTTTCCACTGCTGTATGATAGAAGAGGAGTAGTTGATGCACAATTTTGGTAGTCACTGCTGCTCACTATGTCCACAGAATGAGTTGGCCCATACTGAAACACTAGTGGTTACAATGCACAAACACAAACATACACAATTTGCTTTAGAAGAAGAGATCCAaacaaatatattttatatattagaCTCTTAACCAGTTAGATCAATACTTAGAATTCTAGATGGATAAACTTACATAGTGTATCACCAACACTGAAATTCTTTCCAGAAACCCATGAGGTGTAGTCCACATCTTGGTTCCATCCATCAGTGTCACCAACTGTAAACTCCGTGGCGTAAACAGCCGGAGCAATCAATAGCAGAATTAAGAGACCATTTGCCACATCCATGCCTTTCCGGAGCAAAACTTAGATGGAAGAAGGGTTATGAAGGAAGCAAGCTTATTGGGACTAGACTTAAAGGGAGAAGGGTAATGAAGGAGGCTAGCTATTTGGGACTAGACTAAATGGGAGAAGGGTTATGATTTATGAAGGAGACAAAGCTAATTGGGAATAGACTTAGAGGGAGAAAAGTTATGGAGGCAAAGGGTCTCACAACCTTTTATTTAATAGAGAGACAACTAAGCAAATCAAGCTGGAGCAATATTTAATTAGAAGCAAGAAGCCACGACCTGCAACACCcacattttcttccttttcttattgttGACCCTTTAATTAGTTATACATTAAACTACTTCCCATTCCCATAAATAATCTGTTTTAAAGTTGGATTAAATTctagtagggtttttttttttccacttagGACAGGCCAAGATCCGCAAATCCAGATTAGGATCAGACCCCATGTTCTAAATCTATGGTTAGCAGGAGTGGAACTAGGACTAGGAATTCTCCTGCTCAGCATAGAATTTAACCAATGGGGATTTGGTTACATGGCTTCATGAATATATGGACGAGGGATTTAAAACCACAGGAACAGAGGACCCTGTACTGGTGGTATCCTCAGCCCCACTACTGTAACAAATCCAGATTAGGATCAGAACCCATGTTCTAACTCTATGCTTAGGATCAGACCTTACTAAATGCTCCAAATCTCTTATCTAAAATTCCAAAATCTGGTAATTTAAGGATTGTTAATCAATTGATCCAACTGGTTGGCCAGCTTAAGAGTGCAATCAagttgcctttttttttggttttgtatttttcaaatctaaatgtTTCGAAATTTTTCTCTGTATCGTGTCGTCGAGCACATGTTAGGTTCCCATGACCTGCGttgttctcttttatttaaATGCAGAGTATGATTATACAATTAATTAAGTTAGGTAGACAGAGCCAAATGTGTTACTTTTGTTAATGAAGTGTAGAACATTTAACAATCAATTTCCTTTATGTTTAGGTCTTTTTGATAAGTACAACAGGAGAGCTCACCCCTAAAAATCAGCTTTCAAGGTCAGGGAACCCAAGGCCATATCAACCTCCACCAAGTTTCTGACGAACCGATATGGGATCAGCACCCCTATATGACTGATAAGGGATTGTAACAGGTAACTTTCTTATAGAACTAACTGTTTATAATCTCATCTCATCTATCATTCTAAATGATAAGAATACAAGCATTGAGAAAGAGTCAAAACACACATgaaaagaaggaacaaagaGGAATAAAGAGCTGCACTGCCTCTTGCCTAGACCATAAGTACATAATAGACAATGGAAACCCCAAGCCCAATAACCAGAGCATTGATGTTGTTACACAAATTCCTCGCCGCTCCGCTTggggaggaggtggtggtggtgttggtggtggaGGGTGTGGATGTGGATGGAGTAGTCCCATTGCTGCTAGGAGGTGTAGCTGATGGAGTGGTGGGAGTTGCTGGTGTAGTGCTTGCGGCTGAGACAGGGACTGCTAGTTTCATCCCTCCACTGCAGTGATTTGGAGTTGGGCATATGAAGTATATTGTGCCTGTTTTGGAAAGGGTGACTGTGTCTGTTCCAGTGGTGTAGGATTTAAGAGCATTGCTTGATGTACAACTTGAGTAGTCACTGCTGCTCACTACGTCCACGGAATGTAGACTCGGCGCATAATTGAACACTGCAGGTTTCGTAAAGCCAAATTTTGATGGTTAGTACTTATATGCATTAGCGAAGAATAATCCCTCATTGGATGTGAGTAGTCCTATGTGAAGACTTATTATAATTACTTGAATTATCCAAGTTCCTAACAAGTGGTATGGagagatgggggggggggggggtatctTGCGAGATACAAGATAACTTACATAGCTTGTCACCAACATAGAAAGTCTTTCCAGAAACCCAATTGTCGTAGTTCACACCTTGTGCCCAGCCATTAGAGTCGCCGACTGTATAAGTAGTGGCATAAACCGCCGGAGCGACCAAGAGCAGAAGTAAGATACCACTTGCCACATCCATGTCTTTCTTTAGGCACAACAATTTGCTAATGCTAACTGGGACTAGGACTTAAGAGGGAGAAGAGTTGAGGAGGAGGCAAGCAAATTGGGACTAGACTTGGTGGGAGAAGAGTTATGAATTAGGAAAAGGGTCTCACAACCTTTTATATAGATAGACAACTAAGCTAATCAAGCTGAAGCAATATTTTATAAGAAGGAAGAAGTAGCTACCTGCAACATCCCCatgttcttcattttttaaGTTCCTTGTTGCTGACCCATTAAATTTCTATACATTTTCTACTAATTCACGTATCCTCTTCACCTAATAACTCTAAACTTTTGACTGGTGAGCCGCCTATGTGTTTGGCTGATGCATCAATCGCTTTTGATACCTAATCAAGCTTAAGCTTTTGGGCAATTAAAATATGATCCTAGGCACAGTCCTTGTAGCAGACATGGGCTGTGGACTGAGCAGGTAAGGCTGGATGATTGTGGTTAGGTGATGGAAAGATGTCATCCTATTGATCACTTTAATAAGTAGAGAATGGAGACTTTTGTTTCTTAGTCCAATTAATTTGCAGTAATCCAAACTTCCCTATCTGTCATCTTCAATGTAGGTTGGCTTCTCATTTGACTATATTTTTAGAATCAATCACTCCTGATCTAAGGAAATTGAattcatttttttagaaaattcttAGCCATTTGATCTGCAGATGGGTCCACACAAGAATCATCTAATGGAAACAAAATTTGACACATCAAAATTCTGTTTGGTTATCCTTCAATCCGAACTTGTTCATAAGCCAAGATAAGATGAGATGAATAGAGATTATAAAGACTTAATAATTATTCTGTTTAGTTCCCATGACATGACCTGTTCTCTATTATTTAAACATATATAGAATATGAAAATAGAATCAATTAAATTAGGTAAACAAAGACAGAGCAAAAGGTGGTAGTTTTGTTAAATGATAATAATTTCATTCTTTGGCTATGAGTTAATAATTAGCAGTTTGCATAGTTGTTAAAGACTTTCATTTTTGTAAGGTACAAGTGTAGAgaaattaattttcttaatgTTTAGGCCTTGGCTGTTTAGATTGCCATATCgggaaattatttatttatttatttttattaatttttttatggatcAAGAACCGACCAAATAATGGTCAGATAAACGGATGGGTAAGATTTGACGAAATGATTGGTACAGGCCAGTCAAGTTGATCTTCAGTGGTCTTTCATGTAATATCATGGTACTTTCTTATAGATAATTAAATTGTTAATAATGTCAAaagatctttttcttctttatataaagaaaaaaagggaatagTTCTCTGTCCGGAAACATGGCCATGTGTCTTTGCATCAGTACAAGGGCCAATGATAGGGCACCTAAAAGCATCAATTGGATGgtatttccacctttcatggggGCGGGGCAGTCATTTTCCCTGCCTCTGTGTcattttggtaaatatataGTCTTCTCCTTTTTAGGTAGAAAAGTATATAGTCCTCTTCATGGTGGCCTCATAGAGGTCCCCTGTGAGAATTTTGAGTAGTTGCGGGATAGAGTGGTGGCTCAAGGtagagcagagagagagaggatatttAAATAAAACTGCTCATAATGAGAAtcacaaaaataatgaaaaaaaagtcttattttttagatattttttgaaaaaggggGAACAATTTAATAACTATTGTTGTTTGCATTGTGTTGGAAGAATAGTTTTATATCAATTATCCTTGAGGCCTTCTACTCCCCTCGTGTGTTTGATGTGGATACATACATGGTATTAGAGTGGGTTTTCTTTAGTCATGCAAGTTTCTCTAGACCTGTCCCCATTCATCTATAATGTTTACACGGTTCCGTTCTACCTAGATGTGAAAGAAATTGTTGGAAAAAATAAGGCAAAAAAAGGGGTGGGGAGTATGAAGGGGCTTATTCTACTCCTGAATTCATAGATCATGTTGGGAGACAAACAAGAAATTTCCCCTCAAGCT
This window encodes:
- the LOC122080926 gene encoding stellacyanin-like gives rise to the protein MDVANGLLILLLIAPAVYATEFTVGDTDGWNQDVDYTSWVSGKNFSVGDTLLFQYGPTHSVDIVSSSDYQNCASTTPLLSYSSGNDRVTINSTGTMYFICPTTYHCFQGMRLEVNVGGSSSATPITPSSSPTTSNSPSSAIRVAGNLCNNVNALVLGLGLGISLVYYAIMG
- the LOC122081561 gene encoding mavicyanin-like, whose protein sequence is MDVASGILLLLLVAPAVYATTYTVGDSNGWAQGVNYDNWVSGKTFYVGDKLLFNYAPSLHSVDVVSSSDYSSCTSSNALKSYTTGTDTVTLSKTGTIYFICPTPNHCSGGMKLAVPVSAASTTPATPTTPSATPPSSNGTTPSTSTPSTTNTTTTSSPSGAARNLCNNINALVIGLGVSIVYYVLMV